A stretch of the Acyrthosiphon pisum isolate AL4f chromosome A2, pea_aphid_22Mar2018_4r6ur, whole genome shotgun sequence genome encodes the following:
- the LOC100572769 gene encoding tubulin glycylase 3A-like isoform X3 yields MTLHPDVVVNRFPRDWNAAMKLCGHALAGQSEFDNHYPRAYPACTEGIHAESFVADYSLTACVSLLRAFVDGGHQTMCAKNGQVPLSALNFAAIKCHQYLTDGRTLSSASFPGKGDVWEKFFEHYYKIVHDRRKFTVPVAVDDEEAALRYLTTFSGQLVDQLTTVRPQTAMDGYENVWIVKSTMALQCGRPVMLKKISDVLDCCARVAGAHHIVQKYIETPLLCDNVKSDVHTWIVLSTLDGRLTVWLHRTCAVQPYTHGFSLHPGATKDGHFHRVKSGGLHGMLRPTALTCSLNQLVETIRHGKKTGKQKKKRRNQQQQQLAVNDSGEDDDDDDFYSAVKRSVGSVMATAATAGSLDLRPNCLELFRGTFVLGDDTRPWLIDIVSDDPCLDTDCSSRKRDRMAPLAVVARSVARGVAKMLVDSGRGRTTRIGMFDMVHECSMPAGAVTYAPRPFAESAPTSTAYKLLASRTDRPRGQVSTHASRSHARHQHHWWDDNSISTYVQTVSADDVQDKPLTPSPVSGMKEAAVSADDAELCSADDVEFRSSENHNLCGPRKPCRCSKLFKKCKTKISSVQRICKSIIRRNRNNNTQTA; encoded by the exons ATGACACTGCACCCGGACGTCGTGGTCAATCGGTTCCCGAGGGACTGGAATGCCGCAATGAAGTTGTGTGGTCACGCTCTGGCTGGACAATCCGAGTTCGACAACCACTACCCGAGGGCGTACCCCGCGTGCACTGAAGGGATTCATGCAGAGAGCTTCGTCGCGGACTACTCGCTAACCGCTTGCGTGTCGTTACTGCGGGCATTCGTGGACGGTGGTCATCAAACCATGTGCGCCAAAAACGGTCAG GTTCCTCTTTCGGCACTTAACTTCGCCGCGATTAAATGTCACCAATACCTAACAGACGGCAGAACGCTAAGTTCGGCTTCGTTTCCGGGGAAGGGTGATGTTTGGGAAAAGTTTTTCGAACATTACTACAAGATCGTACATGATCGGCGAAAGTTCACAGTGCCGGTAGCGGTCGACGATGAGGAAGCGGCGCTGCGCTATCTGACGACGTTTAGTGGCCAGTTGGTTGACCAGCTGACAACGGTGAGGCCGCAAACGGCGATGGATGGTTACGAGAACGTGTGGATTGTTAAGTCTACGATGGCCCTGCAGTGCGGCCGGCCGGTGATGCTGAAGAAGATCAGCGATGTCCTTGACTGTTGCGCGCGCGTAGCTGGTGCCCACCACATCGTTCAGAAGTATATCGAAACGCCACTGCTGTGCGATAATGTCAAGTCAGACGTGCACACGTGGATCGTGCTCTCGACGCTTGACGGTCGGCTGACGGTGTGGCTGCACCGGACGTGCGCTGTGCAACCGTACACGCACGGGTTTTCGCTGCACCCGGGCGCCACCAAGGACGGGCATTTCCATCGGGTCAAGTCAGGTGGACTGCATGGGATGCTGCGGCCGACGGCACTGACTTGCAGCCTCAATCAGCTCGTTGAGACCATACGGCATGGCAAGAAAACGGGTAAGCAGAAAAAGAAACGGCGGAatcagcagcagcaacagctgGCGGTGAACGACAGCGgtgaagacgacgacgacgacgatttcTACTCGGCGGTCAAGCGGTCCGTGGGGTCCGTAATGGCCACGGCTGCGACGGCCGGCTCGCTTGACCTGAGACCCAACTGCTTGGAACTGTTCCGTGGCACGTTCGTCCTTGGCGACGATACGCGGCCGTGGCTGATCGATATCGTGTCGGACGATCCGTGTCTGGACACTGACTGCAGTAGCAGGAAACGTGACCGGATGGCGCCATTGGCAGTCGTAGCGCGTAGTGTGGCACGTGGCGTGGCTAAGATGTTGGTGGACAGTGGCCGCGGTCGGACCACCCGGATAGGCATGTTTGACATGGTGCACGAGTGTTCGATGCCGGCCGGTGCTGTTACGTACGCGCCGCGACCATTCGCCGAGTCGGCGCCCACATCCACCGCGTACAAGTTGCTGGCCAGCAGGACCGATCGACCGCGCGGCCAAGTGTCCACACACGCTTCCCGCAGTCACGCCCGTCACCAACACCACTGGTGGGACGACAATTCCATCAGTACGTACGTGCAGACGGTCAGTGCTGACGACGTGCAGGATAAACCGCTGACGCCCTCTCCGGTATCCGGTATGAAGGAGGCAGCGGTGTCAGCAGACGATGCGGAGCTGTGCTCAGCAGACGATGTGGAGTTTAGGTCGTCCGAAAATCACAACCTTTGTGGCCCACGCAAACCATGTCGGTGCTCAAAGCTGTTCAAAAAGTGCAAGACGAAAATCTCGTCCGTGCAAAGGATTTGTAAGTCCATCATACGCCGAAACCGCAACAACAACACTCAGACCGCGTGA
- the LOC100572769 gene encoding tubulin glycylase 3A-like isoform X1, with protein MACNNRDELKENCGKISNNNVVGGKLSYSSCNESADRTLKVTPNVGGKKSSKGSNAKSSRGKLRRGKNSVGTLDQAIRKRNIFTAVAKMPTEIQTTLIENGWIGKIMVGDDCFRRNGASVEVISLHNNIERVKVVVKRYESGLVWTDAHSGGVNWMTLHPDVVVNRFPRDWNAAMKLCGHALAGQSEFDNHYPRAYPACTEGIHAESFVADYSLTACVSLLRAFVDGGHQTMCAKNGQVPLSALNFAAIKCHQYLTDGRTLSSASFPGKGDVWEKFFEHYYKIVHDRRKFTVPVAVDDEEAALRYLTTFSGQLVDQLTTVRPQTAMDGYENVWIVKSTMALQCGRPVMLKKISDVLDCCARVAGAHHIVQKYIETPLLCDNVKSDVHTWIVLSTLDGRLTVWLHRTCAVQPYTHGFSLHPGATKDGHFHRVKSGGLHGMLRPTALTCSLNQLVETIRHGKKTGKQKKKRRNQQQQQLAVNDSGEDDDDDDFYSAVKRSVGSVMATAATAGSLDLRPNCLELFRGTFVLGDDTRPWLIDIVSDDPCLDTDCSSRKRDRMAPLAVVARSVARGVAKMLVDSGRGRTTRIGMFDMVHECSMPAGAVTYAPRPFAESAPTSTAYKLLASRTDRPRGQVSTHASRSHARHQHHWWDDNSISTYVQTVSADDVQDKPLTPSPVSGMKEAAVSADDAELCSADDVEFRSSENHNLCGPRKPCRCSKLFKKCKTKISSVQRICKSIIRRNRNNNTQTA; from the exons ATGGCTTGTAATAACCGCGATGAACTCAAAGAAAACTGTGGAAAGATATCCAACAATAATGTCGTAGGCGGTAAGTTGTCGTATTCGTCGTGCAATGAGTCAGCCGATCGGACTCTAAAGGTCACGCCGAACGTCGGAGGCAAAAAGTCGTCCAAAGGCTCAAACGCTAAGTCGTCCCGCGGAAAATTACGCCGAGGCAAGAATTCGGTAGGCACCTTGGACCAGGCGATCCGCAAGAGAAACATATTTACCGCGGTGGCCAAAATGCCGACCGAGATTCAGACGACGTTGATCGAAAACGGCTGGATCGGCAAAATTATGGTCGGCGACGACTGTTTCCGTCGAAACG GTGCCTCCGTCGAGGTGATATCGCTGCACAATAACATTGAGCGCGTCAAAGTGGTCGTCAAACGTTACGAATCTGGCCTGGTGTGGACAGACGCACACAGCGGCGGCGTCAATTGGATGACACTGCACCCGGACGTCGTGGTCAATCGGTTCCCGAGGGACTGGAATGCCGCAATGAAGTTGTGTGGTCACGCTCTGGCTGGACAATCCGAGTTCGACAACCACTACCCGAGGGCGTACCCCGCGTGCACTGAAGGGATTCATGCAGAGAGCTTCGTCGCGGACTACTCGCTAACCGCTTGCGTGTCGTTACTGCGGGCATTCGTGGACGGTGGTCATCAAACCATGTGCGCCAAAAACGGTCAG GTTCCTCTTTCGGCACTTAACTTCGCCGCGATTAAATGTCACCAATACCTAACAGACGGCAGAACGCTAAGTTCGGCTTCGTTTCCGGGGAAGGGTGATGTTTGGGAAAAGTTTTTCGAACATTACTACAAGATCGTACATGATCGGCGAAAGTTCACAGTGCCGGTAGCGGTCGACGATGAGGAAGCGGCGCTGCGCTATCTGACGACGTTTAGTGGCCAGTTGGTTGACCAGCTGACAACGGTGAGGCCGCAAACGGCGATGGATGGTTACGAGAACGTGTGGATTGTTAAGTCTACGATGGCCCTGCAGTGCGGCCGGCCGGTGATGCTGAAGAAGATCAGCGATGTCCTTGACTGTTGCGCGCGCGTAGCTGGTGCCCACCACATCGTTCAGAAGTATATCGAAACGCCACTGCTGTGCGATAATGTCAAGTCAGACGTGCACACGTGGATCGTGCTCTCGACGCTTGACGGTCGGCTGACGGTGTGGCTGCACCGGACGTGCGCTGTGCAACCGTACACGCACGGGTTTTCGCTGCACCCGGGCGCCACCAAGGACGGGCATTTCCATCGGGTCAAGTCAGGTGGACTGCATGGGATGCTGCGGCCGACGGCACTGACTTGCAGCCTCAATCAGCTCGTTGAGACCATACGGCATGGCAAGAAAACGGGTAAGCAGAAAAAGAAACGGCGGAatcagcagcagcaacagctgGCGGTGAACGACAGCGgtgaagacgacgacgacgacgatttcTACTCGGCGGTCAAGCGGTCCGTGGGGTCCGTAATGGCCACGGCTGCGACGGCCGGCTCGCTTGACCTGAGACCCAACTGCTTGGAACTGTTCCGTGGCACGTTCGTCCTTGGCGACGATACGCGGCCGTGGCTGATCGATATCGTGTCGGACGATCCGTGTCTGGACACTGACTGCAGTAGCAGGAAACGTGACCGGATGGCGCCATTGGCAGTCGTAGCGCGTAGTGTGGCACGTGGCGTGGCTAAGATGTTGGTGGACAGTGGCCGCGGTCGGACCACCCGGATAGGCATGTTTGACATGGTGCACGAGTGTTCGATGCCGGCCGGTGCTGTTACGTACGCGCCGCGACCATTCGCCGAGTCGGCGCCCACATCCACCGCGTACAAGTTGCTGGCCAGCAGGACCGATCGACCGCGCGGCCAAGTGTCCACACACGCTTCCCGCAGTCACGCCCGTCACCAACACCACTGGTGGGACGACAATTCCATCAGTACGTACGTGCAGACGGTCAGTGCTGACGACGTGCAGGATAAACCGCTGACGCCCTCTCCGGTATCCGGTATGAAGGAGGCAGCGGTGTCAGCAGACGATGCGGAGCTGTGCTCAGCAGACGATGTGGAGTTTAGGTCGTCCGAAAATCACAACCTTTGTGGCCCACGCAAACCATGTCGGTGCTCAAAGCTGTTCAAAAAGTGCAAGACGAAAATCTCGTCCGTGCAAAGGATTTGTAAGTCCATCATACGCCGAAACCGCAACAACAACACTCAGACCGCGTGA
- the LOC107883849 gene encoding cytochrome P450 4C1-like, translating to MEYLIFTMLSSILVITIVILILKGRKNRILANRIPGPNGWFLVGMLPLFLQGPEKLIKNILREYRIYEKHIVKFWLFNNLYIVLTRHQDIELVLGNPKFLRKSKDYMVLQESIMGQGIFSIDDIEKWKNNRKMVMKGFNFTPTKSFIPIFYQEANVLAEILQEKCVLKSNECNISGPVSMATMEMIGKTALGVTFNAQTGGCNQFVEHLQTAMHAWEYRVTHPWYLNNTLFRFSSVKREHDRSQKIINKLTDEIIKQKIIELSQNINNSEKKIESDNEECCQKSKTVLEILLGSSHKMDHEQIRDEIVTVMIGGQETTAMAITCTIFMLAHHQDVQNKVFEELQSIFVNGDRNVPPTYKDFQQMKYVEMVIKETLRLFPPLPFLGRRLDEDMKIGEYMCPAGAALIICPIFVQSSPLYYTDSEKFNPDNFLPDACGSRHSYAYIPFGAGLRNCIGIKYAMLQIKTVISTLVRKIKFSPSERCPTPEDLRLMFLMTLKLVDGCYIKMEPRT from the exons atgGAGTATCTAATTTTTACGATGCTTTCTTCTATACTAGTAATAACTATAGTGATATTAATACTTAAAGGCAGAAAGAATAGAATATTAGCGAATCGAATACCTGGACCAAATGGATGGTTTCTTGTTGGTATGTTACCACTGTTCTTACAAGGACcagaaaaattaatcaaaaatatattaagagaaTACCGaat ataTGAGAAACATATAGTTAAATTCTggctttttaataatttatatattgtacttacGAGACATCAAGATATAGAATTAGTTCTTGGGAATCcaaaatttttaagaaaatccaaGGATTATATGGTTTTACAAGAGTCTATCATGGGACAAGGAATATTTTCCATTGACGATattgaaaaatggaaaaataacag aaaaatggtAATGAAAGGTTTTAATTTCACACctacaaaatcatttatacCAATTTTTTACCAAGAAGCAAACGTGCTTGCCGAAATACTTCAAGAAAAGTGTGTCCTGAAATCAAATGAATGTAATATTAGTGGTCCTGTTAGTATGGCCACAATGGAAATGATCGGAAAAACAGCTTTAGGTGTAACATTTAATGCTCAAACAGGAGGCTGCAATCAATTTGTTGAACATTTACAAACTGCAATGCAT GCATGGGAGTATAGAGTCACACATCCATGGTACTTAAACAACACATTATTCCGATTTTCATCAGTGAAACGTGAACACGATCGAAgtcaaaaaatcataaacaaattgacagatgaaattataaaacaaaaaatcattgaattatcccaaaatataaataacagtgagaaaaaaatagaaagtgATAATGAAGAGTGTTGCCAAAAATCAAAAACCGTTTTAGAAATTCTTTTAGGAAGCTCTCATAAAATGGACCATGAACAAATACGAGACGAAATTGTAACAGTTATGATTG GAGGACAAGAAACAACTGCTATGGCGATCACTTGTACTATTTTCATGTTAGCTCATCATCAGGACGTACAAAACAag GTATTTGAGGAGTTACAATCGATATTTGTGAATGGAGATCGTAATGTACCACCTACTTATAAAGATTTTCAACAAATGAAATACGTCGAAATGGTAATCAAAGAGACATTGCGACTTTTCCCTCCGTTGCCATTTCTTGGCAGAAGATTAGATGAAGATATGAAAATAGGAGAATATATGTGTCCAGctg GTGCTGCGTTAATTATTTGCCCAATATTTGTACAATCAAGTCCATTGTATTACACCGATTCAGAAAAGTTTAACCCGGACAACTTCTTGCCCGACGCTTGTGGTAGTCGACATTCGTATGCATACATTCCATTCGGTGCGGGGCTCAGAAACTGTATCGGAATCAAATATGCTATGCTTcaaataaaaactgttatttCCACACtagtgagaaaaataaaattttccccGTCTGAAAGATGTCCTACACCAGAAGACTTaagattaatgtttttaatgacaCTTAAATTAGTTGATGGTTGTTACATCAAAATGGAACCACGGACGTGA